In the genome of Pongo pygmaeus isolate AG05252 chromosome 9, NHGRI_mPonPyg2-v2.0_pri, whole genome shotgun sequence, one region contains:
- the MMP27 gene encoding matrix metalloproteinase-27 isoform X2, with product MKRLLLLFLFFITSSSAFPSVRMTENEENVQLAQAYLNQFYSLEIEGNHLVQSKNRSLIDDKIREMQAFFGLTVTGKLDSNTLEIMKTPRCGVPDVGQYGYTLPGWRKYNLTYRIINYTPDMARAAVDEAIQEGLEVWSKVTPLKFTKISKGIADIMIAFRTRGFNLFLVAAHEFGHALGLSHSNDQTALMFPNYVSLDPRKYPLSQDDISGIQSIYGGLPKVPAKPKEPTIPHACDPDLTFDAITTFRREVMFFKGRHLWRIYYDITDVEFELIASFWPSLPADLQAAYENPRDKILVFKDENFWMIRGYAVLPDYPKSIHTIGFPGRVKKIDAAVCDKTTRKTYFFVGIWCWRFDEITQTMDKGFPQRVVKHFPGISIRVDAAFQYKGFFYFSRGSKQFEYDIKTKNITRIMRTNTWFQCKEPKNSSFGFDINKEKAHSGGIKILYHKSLSLFIFGIVHLLKNTYIYQ from the exons ATGAAGCGCCTTCTGCttctgtttttgttctttataacaTCTTCTTCTGCATTTCCCTCAGTCCGGAtgacagaaaatgaagaaaacgtGCAACTGGCTCAG GCATATCTCAACCAGTTCTACTCTCTTGAAATAGAAGGGAATCACCTTGTTCAAAGCAAGAATAGGAGTCTGATAGATGACAAAATTCGGGAAATGCAAGCATTTTTTGGATTGACAGTGACTGGAAAACTGGACTCAAACACCCTTGAGATCATGAAGACACCCAGGTGTGGGGTACCTGATGTGGGCCAGTATGGCTACACCCTCCCTGGGTGGAGAAAATACAACCTCACCTACAG aataataaaCTATACTCCGGATATGGCACGAGCTGCTGTGGATGAGGCTATCCAAGAAGGTTTAGAAGTGTGGAGCAAAGTCACTCCACTAAAATTCACCAAGATTTCAAAGGGGATTGCAGACATCATGATTGCCTTTAGGACTCGAG GATTCAACTTGTTTCTTGTGGCTGCTCATGAATTTGGTCATGCACTGGGGCTCTCTCACTCCAATGATCAAACAGCCTTGATGTTCCCAAATTATGTCTCCCTGGATCCCAGAAAATACCCACTTTCTCAGGATGATATCAGTGGAATCCAGTCCATCTATG gAGGTCTGCCTAAGGTACCTGCTAAGCCAAAGGAACCCACTATACCCCATGCCTGTGACCCCGACTTGACTTTTGATGCTATCACCACTTTCCGCAGAGAAGTAATGTTCTTTAAAGGCAG GCACCTCTGGAGGATCTATTATGATATCACGGATGTTGAGTTTGAATTAATTGCTTCATTCTGGCCATCTCTGCCAGCTGATCTGCAAGCTGCATATGAGAACCCCAGAGATAAGATTCTGGTTTTTAAAG ATGAAAACTTCTGGATGATCAGAGGATATGCTGTCTTGCCAGATTATCCCAAATCCATCCATACAATAGGCTTTCCAGGACGTGTGAAGAAAATAGATGCAGCCGTCTGTGATAAGACCACAAGAAAAACCTATTTctttgtgggcatttggtgctggAG ATTTGATGAAATAACCCAAACCATGGACAAAGGGTTCCCGCAGAGAGTGGTAAAACACTTTCCTGGAATCAGTATCCGTGTTGATGCTGCTTTCCAGTACAAAG GATTCTTCTATTTCAGCCGTGGATCAAAGCAATTTGAATATGACATTAAGACAAAGAATATTACCCGAATCATGAGAACTAATACTTGGTTTCAATGCAAAGAACCAAAGAACTCATCATTTGGTTTTGATATCAACAAGGAAAAAGCACATTCAGGAGGCATAAAGATATTGTATCATAAGAGTTTAagcttgtttatttttggtattGTTCATTTGCTGAAAAACACTTATATTTATCAATAA
- the MMP27 gene encoding matrix metalloproteinase-27 isoform X1, whose protein sequence is MKRLLLLFLFFITSSSAFPSVRMTENEENVQLAQAYLNQFYSLEIEGNHLVQSKNRSLIDDKIREMQAFFGLTVTGKLDSNTLEIMKTPRCGVPDVGQYGYTLPGWRKYNLTYRIINYTPDMARAAVDEAIQEGLEVWSKVTPLKFTKISKGIADIMIAFRTRVHGRCPRYFDGPLGVLGHAFPPGPGLGGDTHFDEDENWTKDGAGFNLFLVAAHEFGHALGLSHSNDQTALMFPNYVSLDPRKYPLSQDDISGIQSIYGGLPKVPAKPKEPTIPHACDPDLTFDAITTFRREVMFFKGRHLWRIYYDITDVEFELIASFWPSLPADLQAAYENPRDKILVFKDENFWMIRGYAVLPDYPKSIHTIGFPGRVKKIDAAVCDKTTRKTYFFVGIWCWRFDEITQTMDKGFPQRVVKHFPGISIRVDAAFQYKGFFYFSRGSKQFEYDIKTKNITRIMRTNTWFQCKEPKNSSFGFDINKEKAHSGGIKILYHKSLSLFIFGIVHLLKNTYIYQ, encoded by the exons ATGAAGCGCCTTCTGCttctgtttttgttctttataacaTCTTCTTCTGCATTTCCCTCAGTCCGGAtgacagaaaatgaagaaaacgtGCAACTGGCTCAG GCATATCTCAACCAGTTCTACTCTCTTGAAATAGAAGGGAATCACCTTGTTCAAAGCAAGAATAGGAGTCTGATAGATGACAAAATTCGGGAAATGCAAGCATTTTTTGGATTGACAGTGACTGGAAAACTGGACTCAAACACCCTTGAGATCATGAAGACACCCAGGTGTGGGGTACCTGATGTGGGCCAGTATGGCTACACCCTCCCTGGGTGGAGAAAATACAACCTCACCTACAG aataataaaCTATACTCCGGATATGGCACGAGCTGCTGTGGATGAGGCTATCCAAGAAGGTTTAGAAGTGTGGAGCAAAGTCACTCCACTAAAATTCACCAAGATTTCAAAGGGGATTGCAGACATCATGATTGCCTTTAGGACTCGAG TCCATGGTCGATGTCCTCGCTATTTTGATGGTCCCTTGGGAGTGCTTGGCCATGCCTTTCCTCCTGGTCCGGGTCTGGGTGGTGACACTCATTTTGATGAGGATGAAAACTGGACCAAGGATGGAGCAG GATTCAACTTGTTTCTTGTGGCTGCTCATGAATTTGGTCATGCACTGGGGCTCTCTCACTCCAATGATCAAACAGCCTTGATGTTCCCAAATTATGTCTCCCTGGATCCCAGAAAATACCCACTTTCTCAGGATGATATCAGTGGAATCCAGTCCATCTATG gAGGTCTGCCTAAGGTACCTGCTAAGCCAAAGGAACCCACTATACCCCATGCCTGTGACCCCGACTTGACTTTTGATGCTATCACCACTTTCCGCAGAGAAGTAATGTTCTTTAAAGGCAG GCACCTCTGGAGGATCTATTATGATATCACGGATGTTGAGTTTGAATTAATTGCTTCATTCTGGCCATCTCTGCCAGCTGATCTGCAAGCTGCATATGAGAACCCCAGAGATAAGATTCTGGTTTTTAAAG ATGAAAACTTCTGGATGATCAGAGGATATGCTGTCTTGCCAGATTATCCCAAATCCATCCATACAATAGGCTTTCCAGGACGTGTGAAGAAAATAGATGCAGCCGTCTGTGATAAGACCACAAGAAAAACCTATTTctttgtgggcatttggtgctggAG ATTTGATGAAATAACCCAAACCATGGACAAAGGGTTCCCGCAGAGAGTGGTAAAACACTTTCCTGGAATCAGTATCCGTGTTGATGCTGCTTTCCAGTACAAAG GATTCTTCTATTTCAGCCGTGGATCAAAGCAATTTGAATATGACATTAAGACAAAGAATATTACCCGAATCATGAGAACTAATACTTGGTTTCAATGCAAAGAACCAAAGAACTCATCATTTGGTTTTGATATCAACAAGGAAAAAGCACATTCAGGAGGCATAAAGATATTGTATCATAAGAGTTTAagcttgtttatttttggtattGTTCATTTGCTGAAAAACACTTATATTTATCAATAA
- the MMP27 gene encoding matrix metalloproteinase-27 isoform X3 yields MKRLLLLFLFFITSSSAFPSVRMTENEENVQLAQAYLNQFYSLEIEGNHLVQSKNRSLIDDKIREMQAFFGLTVTGKLDSNTLEIMKTPRCGVPDVGQYGYTLPGWRKYNLTYRIINYTPDMARAAVDEAIQEGLEVWSKVTPLKFTKISKGIADIMIAFRTRVHGRCPRYFDGPLGVLGHAFPPGPGLGGDTHFDEDENWTKDGAGGLPKVPAKPKEPTIPHACDPDLTFDAITTFRREVMFFKGRHLWRIYYDITDVEFELIASFWPSLPADLQAAYENPRDKILVFKDENFWMIRGYAVLPDYPKSIHTIGFPGRVKKIDAAVCDKTTRKTYFFVGIWCWRFDEITQTMDKGFPQRVVKHFPGISIRVDAAFQYKGFFYFSRGSKQFEYDIKTKNITRIMRTNTWFQCKEPKNSSFGFDINKEKAHSGGIKILYHKSLSLFIFGIVHLLKNTYIYQ; encoded by the exons ATGAAGCGCCTTCTGCttctgtttttgttctttataacaTCTTCTTCTGCATTTCCCTCAGTCCGGAtgacagaaaatgaagaaaacgtGCAACTGGCTCAG GCATATCTCAACCAGTTCTACTCTCTTGAAATAGAAGGGAATCACCTTGTTCAAAGCAAGAATAGGAGTCTGATAGATGACAAAATTCGGGAAATGCAAGCATTTTTTGGATTGACAGTGACTGGAAAACTGGACTCAAACACCCTTGAGATCATGAAGACACCCAGGTGTGGGGTACCTGATGTGGGCCAGTATGGCTACACCCTCCCTGGGTGGAGAAAATACAACCTCACCTACAG aataataaaCTATACTCCGGATATGGCACGAGCTGCTGTGGATGAGGCTATCCAAGAAGGTTTAGAAGTGTGGAGCAAAGTCACTCCACTAAAATTCACCAAGATTTCAAAGGGGATTGCAGACATCATGATTGCCTTTAGGACTCGAG TCCATGGTCGATGTCCTCGCTATTTTGATGGTCCCTTGGGAGTGCTTGGCCATGCCTTTCCTCCTGGTCCGGGTCTGGGTGGTGACACTCATTTTGATGAGGATGAAAACTGGACCAAGGATGGAGCAG gAGGTCTGCCTAAGGTACCTGCTAAGCCAAAGGAACCCACTATACCCCATGCCTGTGACCCCGACTTGACTTTTGATGCTATCACCACTTTCCGCAGAGAAGTAATGTTCTTTAAAGGCAG GCACCTCTGGAGGATCTATTATGATATCACGGATGTTGAGTTTGAATTAATTGCTTCATTCTGGCCATCTCTGCCAGCTGATCTGCAAGCTGCATATGAGAACCCCAGAGATAAGATTCTGGTTTTTAAAG ATGAAAACTTCTGGATGATCAGAGGATATGCTGTCTTGCCAGATTATCCCAAATCCATCCATACAATAGGCTTTCCAGGACGTGTGAAGAAAATAGATGCAGCCGTCTGTGATAAGACCACAAGAAAAACCTATTTctttgtgggcatttggtgctggAG ATTTGATGAAATAACCCAAACCATGGACAAAGGGTTCCCGCAGAGAGTGGTAAAACACTTTCCTGGAATCAGTATCCGTGTTGATGCTGCTTTCCAGTACAAAG GATTCTTCTATTTCAGCCGTGGATCAAAGCAATTTGAATATGACATTAAGACAAAGAATATTACCCGAATCATGAGAACTAATACTTGGTTTCAATGCAAAGAACCAAAGAACTCATCATTTGGTTTTGATATCAACAAGGAAAAAGCACATTCAGGAGGCATAAAGATATTGTATCATAAGAGTTTAagcttgtttatttttggtattGTTCATTTGCTGAAAAACACTTATATTTATCAATAA
- the MMP27 gene encoding matrix metalloproteinase-27 isoform X4: MKRLLLLFLFFITSSSAFPSVRMTENEENVQLAQAYLNQFYSLEIEGNHLVQSKNRSLIDDKIREMQAFFGLTVTGKLDSNTLEIMKTPRCGVPDVGQYGYTLPGWRKYNLTYRIINYTPDMARAAVDEAIQEGLEVWSKVTPLKFTKISKGIADIMIAFRTRGGLPKVPAKPKEPTIPHACDPDLTFDAITTFRREVMFFKGRHLWRIYYDITDVEFELIASFWPSLPADLQAAYENPRDKILVFKDENFWMIRGYAVLPDYPKSIHTIGFPGRVKKIDAAVCDKTTRKTYFFVGIWCWRFDEITQTMDKGFPQRVVKHFPGISIRVDAAFQYKGFFYFSRGSKQFEYDIKTKNITRIMRTNTWFQCKEPKNSSFGFDINKEKAHSGGIKILYHKSLSLFIFGIVHLLKNTYIYQ, translated from the exons ATGAAGCGCCTTCTGCttctgtttttgttctttataacaTCTTCTTCTGCATTTCCCTCAGTCCGGAtgacagaaaatgaagaaaacgtGCAACTGGCTCAG GCATATCTCAACCAGTTCTACTCTCTTGAAATAGAAGGGAATCACCTTGTTCAAAGCAAGAATAGGAGTCTGATAGATGACAAAATTCGGGAAATGCAAGCATTTTTTGGATTGACAGTGACTGGAAAACTGGACTCAAACACCCTTGAGATCATGAAGACACCCAGGTGTGGGGTACCTGATGTGGGCCAGTATGGCTACACCCTCCCTGGGTGGAGAAAATACAACCTCACCTACAG aataataaaCTATACTCCGGATATGGCACGAGCTGCTGTGGATGAGGCTATCCAAGAAGGTTTAGAAGTGTGGAGCAAAGTCACTCCACTAAAATTCACCAAGATTTCAAAGGGGATTGCAGACATCATGATTGCCTTTAGGACTCGAG gAGGTCTGCCTAAGGTACCTGCTAAGCCAAAGGAACCCACTATACCCCATGCCTGTGACCCCGACTTGACTTTTGATGCTATCACCACTTTCCGCAGAGAAGTAATGTTCTTTAAAGGCAG GCACCTCTGGAGGATCTATTATGATATCACGGATGTTGAGTTTGAATTAATTGCTTCATTCTGGCCATCTCTGCCAGCTGATCTGCAAGCTGCATATGAGAACCCCAGAGATAAGATTCTGGTTTTTAAAG ATGAAAACTTCTGGATGATCAGAGGATATGCTGTCTTGCCAGATTATCCCAAATCCATCCATACAATAGGCTTTCCAGGACGTGTGAAGAAAATAGATGCAGCCGTCTGTGATAAGACCACAAGAAAAACCTATTTctttgtgggcatttggtgctggAG ATTTGATGAAATAACCCAAACCATGGACAAAGGGTTCCCGCAGAGAGTGGTAAAACACTTTCCTGGAATCAGTATCCGTGTTGATGCTGCTTTCCAGTACAAAG GATTCTTCTATTTCAGCCGTGGATCAAAGCAATTTGAATATGACATTAAGACAAAGAATATTACCCGAATCATGAGAACTAATACTTGGTTTCAATGCAAAGAACCAAAGAACTCATCATTTGGTTTTGATATCAACAAGGAAAAAGCACATTCAGGAGGCATAAAGATATTGTATCATAAGAGTTTAagcttgtttatttttggtattGTTCATTTGCTGAAAAACACTTATATTTATCAATAA
- the MMP8 gene encoding neutrophil collagenase isoform X1: MCRFPRPFLYLLKRKIQKLFSTRPSQKPTRCSHLILDFPASKIDYLEKFYQLPSNQYQSTRKNGTNVIVEKLKEMQRFFGLNVTGKPNEETLDMMKKPRCGVPDSGEFMLTPGNPKWERTNLTYRIRNYTPQLSEDDVKTAIEKAFEVWSKASPLTFTRISQGEADINIAFYQRDHGDNSPFDGPNGILAHAFQPGQGIGGDVHFDAEETWTKTSANYNLFIVAAHEFGHSLGLAHSSDPGALMYPNYAFTETSNYSLPQDDIDGIQAIYGPSSNPVQPTGPSTPKPCDPSLTFDAITTLRGEILFFKDKYFWRRHPQLQRIEMNFISLFWPSLPTGMQAAYEDFDRDLIFLFKGNQYWALSGYDILQGYPKNISNYGFPSSVQAIDAAVFYRSKTYFFVNDQFWRYDNQRQFMEPGYPKSISDTFPGIESKVDAVFQQEHFFLFFSGPRYYAFDLIAQRVTRVARGNKWLNCR; encoded by the exons ATGTGCAGATTTCCAAGGCCTTTCCTGTATCttctaaagagaaaaatacaaaaattgttcaG cacAAGGCCATCTCAGAAGCCAACCAGATGCAGccacctgatcttggacttcccagcctccaaaatt GACTACCTGGAAAAGTTCTACCAATTACCAAGCAACCAGTATCAGTCTACAAGGAAAAATGGCACTAATGTGATTGTTGAAAAGCTTAAAGAAATGCAGCGATTTTTTGGGTTGAATGTGACGGGGAAGCCAAATGAGGAAACTCTGGACATGATGAAAAAGCCTCGCTGTGGAGTGCCTGACAGTGGTGAATTTATGTTAACCCCAGGAAACCCCAAGTGGGAACGCACTAACTTGACCTACAG GATTCGAAACTATACCCCACAGCTGTCAGAGGATGATGTAAAAACAGCTATTGAGAAAGCCTTTGAAGTCTGGAGTAAGGCATCACCTCTTACCTTCACCAGGATCTCACAGGGAGAGGCAGATATCAACATTGCTTTTTACCAAAGAG ATCACGGTGACAATTCTCCATTTGATGGACCCAATGGAATCCTTGCTCATGCCTTTCAGCCAGGCCAAGGTATTGGAGGAGATGTTCATTTTGATGCCGAAGAAACATGGACCAAAACCTCCGCAA ATTACAACTTGTTTATTGTTGCTGCTCATGAATTTGGCCATTCTTTGGGGCTTGCTCACTCCTCTGACCCTGGTGCCTTGATGTATCCCAACTATGCTTTCACGGAAACCAGCAACTACTCACTCCCTCAAGATGACATCGATGGCATTCAGGCCATCTATG gacctTCAAGCAACCCTGTCCAACCTACTGGACCAAGCACACCCAAACCCTGTGACCCCAGTTTGACATTTGATGCTATCACCACACTCCGTGgagaaatacttttctttaaagacaa GTACTTCTGGAGAAGGCATCCTCAGCTACAAAGAATcgaaatgaattttatttctctattctgGCCATCCCTTCCAACTGGTATGCAGGCTGCTTATGAAGATTTTGACAGAGACCTCATTTTCCTATTTAAAG GCAACCAATACTGGGCTCTGAGTGGCTATGACATTCTGCAAGGTTATCCCAAGAATATATCAAACTATGGCTTCCCCAGCAGTGTCCAAGCAATTGACGCAGCTGTTTTCTACAGAAGTAAAACATACTTCTTTGTAAATGACCAATTCTGGAG ATATGATAACCAAAGACAATTCATGGAACCAGGTTATCCCAAAAGCATATCAGATACCTTTCCAGGAATAGAGAGTAAAGTTGATGCAGTTTTCCAGCAAGAAc acttcttccttttcttcagtgGACCAAGATATTACGCATTTGATCTTATTGCTCAGAGAGTTACCAGAGTTGCGAGAGGCAATAAATGGCTTAACTGTAGATAA
- the MMP8 gene encoding neutrophil collagenase isoform X2 has protein sequence MFSLKTLPFLLLLHVQISKAFPVSSKEKNTKIVQDYLEKFYQLPSNQYQSTRKNGTNVIVEKLKEMQRFFGLNVTGKPNEETLDMMKKPRCGVPDSGEFMLTPGNPKWERTNLTYRIRNYTPQLSEDDVKTAIEKAFEVWSKASPLTFTRISQGEADINIAFYQRDHGDNSPFDGPNGILAHAFQPGQGIGGDVHFDAEETWTKTSANYNLFIVAAHEFGHSLGLAHSSDPGALMYPNYAFTETSNYSLPQDDIDGIQAIYGPSSNPVQPTGPSTPKPCDPSLTFDAITTLRGEILFFKDKYFWRRHPQLQRIEMNFISLFWPSLPTGMQAAYEDFDRDLIFLFKGNQYWALSGYDILQGYPKNISNYGFPSSVQAIDAAVFYRSKTYFFVNDQFWRYDNQRQFMEPGYPKSISDTFPGIESKVDAVFQQEHFFLFFSGPRYYAFDLIAQRVTRVARGNKWLNCR, from the exons ATGTTCTCCCTGAAGACGCTTCCATTTCTGCTCTTACTCCATGTGCAGATTTCCAAGGCCTTTCCTGTATCttctaaagagaaaaatacaaaaattgttcaG GACTACCTGGAAAAGTTCTACCAATTACCAAGCAACCAGTATCAGTCTACAAGGAAAAATGGCACTAATGTGATTGTTGAAAAGCTTAAAGAAATGCAGCGATTTTTTGGGTTGAATGTGACGGGGAAGCCAAATGAGGAAACTCTGGACATGATGAAAAAGCCTCGCTGTGGAGTGCCTGACAGTGGTGAATTTATGTTAACCCCAGGAAACCCCAAGTGGGAACGCACTAACTTGACCTACAG GATTCGAAACTATACCCCACAGCTGTCAGAGGATGATGTAAAAACAGCTATTGAGAAAGCCTTTGAAGTCTGGAGTAAGGCATCACCTCTTACCTTCACCAGGATCTCACAGGGAGAGGCAGATATCAACATTGCTTTTTACCAAAGAG ATCACGGTGACAATTCTCCATTTGATGGACCCAATGGAATCCTTGCTCATGCCTTTCAGCCAGGCCAAGGTATTGGAGGAGATGTTCATTTTGATGCCGAAGAAACATGGACCAAAACCTCCGCAA ATTACAACTTGTTTATTGTTGCTGCTCATGAATTTGGCCATTCTTTGGGGCTTGCTCACTCCTCTGACCCTGGTGCCTTGATGTATCCCAACTATGCTTTCACGGAAACCAGCAACTACTCACTCCCTCAAGATGACATCGATGGCATTCAGGCCATCTATG gacctTCAAGCAACCCTGTCCAACCTACTGGACCAAGCACACCCAAACCCTGTGACCCCAGTTTGACATTTGATGCTATCACCACACTCCGTGgagaaatacttttctttaaagacaa GTACTTCTGGAGAAGGCATCCTCAGCTACAAAGAATcgaaatgaattttatttctctattctgGCCATCCCTTCCAACTGGTATGCAGGCTGCTTATGAAGATTTTGACAGAGACCTCATTTTCCTATTTAAAG GCAACCAATACTGGGCTCTGAGTGGCTATGACATTCTGCAAGGTTATCCCAAGAATATATCAAACTATGGCTTCCCCAGCAGTGTCCAAGCAATTGACGCAGCTGTTTTCTACAGAAGTAAAACATACTTCTTTGTAAATGACCAATTCTGGAG ATATGATAACCAAAGACAATTCATGGAACCAGGTTATCCCAAAAGCATATCAGATACCTTTCCAGGAATAGAGAGTAAAGTTGATGCAGTTTTCCAGCAAGAAc acttcttccttttcttcagtgGACCAAGATATTACGCATTTGATCTTATTGCTCAGAGAGTTACCAGAGTTGCGAGAGGCAATAAATGGCTTAACTGTAGATAA